Proteins from one Telopea speciosissima isolate NSW1024214 ecotype Mountain lineage chromosome 1, Tspe_v1, whole genome shotgun sequence genomic window:
- the LOC122666957 gene encoding probable arabinose 5-phosphate isomerase produces the protein MGSLDPSSNVFEAPEKTQTLINPSELLNLFKCQQKYLNFFFQNLDLSQTLSFTQTLLNAKGTIFFTGVGKSGFVAQKISQTLISLGIRSGFLSPVDALHGDIGILSNSDLLVLFSKSGNTEELLKLVPCAKAKGVFLISITSSEDNLLASLCDLNVHLPLERELCPFDLAPVTSTAIQMVFGDTVAIALMAARNLSKDEYASNHPAGKIGKSLIFKVKDVMKKQEELPVCREGDLIMDQLVELTSKGCGCLLVVDDQYHLIGTFTDGDLRRTLKASGEGIFKLTVGEMCNRNPRTIGPDAMAVEAMQKMESPPSPVQFLPVVNHQNIVIGIVTLHGLVSAGL, from the exons ATGGGGTCTCTTGATCCAAGTTCCAATGTTTTTGAAGCTCCTGAAAAGACCCAAACCCTAATAAACCCTAGCGAACTCCTTAATCTCTTCAAATGCCAGCAGAAATACCTGAATTTCTTCTTCCAGAATCTCGACCTCTCTCAAACCCTTTCCTTCACTCAAACCTTATTGAATGCCAAAGGTACTATCTTCTTCACCGGCGTTGGCAAATCCGGTTTCGTTGCTCAGAAGATCTCTCAGACTCTCATCTCTCTCGGCATTCGATCGGGTTTCTTGTCCCCTGTCGATGCTCTCCATGGAGATATCGGCATTTTATCCAATTCAGATCTCCTGGTTCTCTTTAGTAAGTCTGGGAACACTGAGGAGCTCCTTAAGTTGGTTCCCTGCGCTAAGGCGAAAGGAGTGTTCTTGATCTCCATCACATCTTCGGAGGACAATTTGTTGGCCAGTCTTTGTGACTTGAATGTACATTTACCTTTGGAGAGAGAATTGTGCCCGTTTGATCTGGCACCGGTGACTTCTACCGCGATTCAGATGGTTTTTGGGGACACCGTGGCTATTGCTCTGATGGCTGCAAGGAATTTAAGCAAGGATGAGTATGCTTCGAATCATCCGGCTGGGAAGATCGGCAAGAGCTTAATCTTCAAG GTAAAAGATGTTATGAAGAAGCAGGAGGAGCTTCCAGTATGCAGGGAAGGAGATTTGATAATGGATCAGTTAGTGGAGCTTACAAGCAAGGGATGTGGATGTCTTCTGGTTGTTGATGATCAGTACCATCTCATTGGAACTTTCACAGATGGTGACCTGCGTCGCACCCTGAAGGCCAGTGGAGAAGGCATCTTCAAGCTCACAGTGGGGGAGATGTGCAACAG GAACCCAAGAACAATTGGTCCAGATGCCATGGCAGTGGAGGCTATGCAGAAGATGGAGTCCCCACCATCACCTGTGCAATTCCTGCCGGTTGTTAACCATCAAAACATTGTGATTGGTATTGTTACACTGCACGGATTGGTCTCTGCAGGATTGTAG